The following are encoded in a window of Colletotrichum lupini chromosome 3, complete sequence genomic DNA:
- a CDS encoding chitin synthase 4, protein MSLPERPAATSPFENRSAYRNSPSRRNRPDDVETGGYYPVGGRPQHQRGQSATSFPETISTPNINTENQPLSPTHDSPAPGPSTGDQAFTRKRSLIRPERHRIDKDHPNYYYRKHAANMNVLPSATGNDPIVEDMEGTTDVSGRSQTNDNFSDASPPRGVNSRQNSGEEKKGHSKTKAKRLSRHKSGKLTKDGKGKRHTNKQVEQIRPPSFWNVYCAIITFWCPNFMLKCCGMASKEQQRAWREKIGLISIILLIMGFVGFLTFGFTQVVCGTPPPRLQVNDVDSGYMIFHGTAYDLTRSRHPPADGVPMINRTHGANVLYDLPEKNGGKDGSFLFQNVNGRCKNLITLADNSDVPTNSNGDLAWYFPCTVFNQDGSSKPNLTIPYYLGYSCHTTQKSRDTFYLDLDGTADVYFTWNDIKNSSRNLIVYSGTVLDLDLLNWFNTSQVKVPARFNELKDKTTAVNKAIRGRDVTRAFQASGDKQIAECFEEIIKVGSVDTDTVGCIASKVVLYVSLVLILAVVLTRFVLAVFFQWFISRTYAAAKTSQTKDKRKRNQQIEDWSEDIYRAPPRLPGDIGSSVNGSSDRTSKRQSTFLPTTSRFSAVYGAGAAPQAGGRRMPTTMASSGAGSNMMHSNAMYRQGNDSRTSFLRSDPYTSNVPSTEGPGPAGFIHEAVVPQPPADWMPFGYPLAHTMCLVTAYSEGHLGIRTTLDSIAMTDYPNSHKVIVIICDGIIKGKGESMSTPDYCLAMMKDHTILPEEVEPFSYVAVASGSKRHNMAKIYSGFYDYGNESAIPLEKQQRVPVLLVVKCGTPDEATKSKPGNRGKRDSQIILMSFLQKVMFDERMTELEYEMFNGLWKVTGISPDFYEIVLMVDADTKVFPDSLTHMVSAMVKDPEIMGLCGETKIANKRDSWVSAIQVFEYFISHHLSKSFESVFGGVTCLPGCFCMYRIKAPKGAQDYWVPILANPDIVEHYSENVVDTLHKKNLLLLGEDRYLTTLMLRTFPKRKQVFVPQAVCKTTVPDTFAVLLSQRRRWINSTIHNLMELVLVRDLCGTFCFSMQFVIFIELMGTLVLPAAIAFTFYVVIISIVNSPPQIIPLVLLGLILGLPAVLIVLTAHSWSYVVWMLIYLCSLPLWNFVLPTYAFWKFDDFSWGDTRKTAGEKTKKAGLEYEGEFDSSKITMKRWAEFERERRTRNNYWGSKENVVGGGNTWSAPLGHQYQDEYYSDA, encoded by the exons ATGTCTCTCCCCGAAAGGCCTGCAGCGACCTCTCCCTTCGAGAATAGGAGTGCCTACAGAAACTCGCCGTCGCGACGGAACCGTCCGGACGATGTCGAGACTGGCGGCTACTATCCCGTAGGAGGGCGACCTCAGCACCAACGTGGGCAATCAGCGACCTCTTTCCCCGAGACGATCTCAACTCCTAATATCAATACAGAGAACCAGCCTCTATCCCCGACCCACGACTCGCCGGCTCCAGGACCCTCGACCGGCGACCAGGCTTTCACGAGAAAGAGAAGTCTGATTCGACCCGAGCGACACAGAATAGACAAGGACCATCCCAATTACTACTACCGTAAACATGCCGCCAATATGAACGTTCTGCCCTCGGCGACCGGAAACGATCCGATAGTCGAGGATATGGAAGGGACGACCGATGTCTCTGGGCGCTCGCAAACGAACGATAACTTCTCGGATGCCTCACCACCACGAGGAGTTAACAGCAGACAGAACAGCGGCGAGGAAAAGAAAGGACACTCGAAAACAAAGGCTAAGCGCTTGAGTCGCCACAAGTCGGGGAAGCTCACCAAGGATGGCAAGGGAAAGCGGCACACGAATAAGCAGGTCGAGCAGATCCGCCCGCCGAGCTTCTGGAACGTCTACTGCGCCATCATCACCTTTTGGTGTCCAAACTTTATGCTGAAATGCTGTGGTATGGCCTCAAAGGAGCAGCAGAGAGCTTGGAGAGAGAAGATTGGCTTGATCAGCATCATCTTGCTCATCATGGGATTTGTCGGTTTCTTGACTTTCGGTTTCACTCAGGTAGTGTGCGGAACCCCGCCGCCGCGCCTCCAGGTCAATGATGTGGACAGTGGATACATGATCTTCCACGGAACGGCCTACGATTTGACGCGCTCCCGTCACCCTCCCGCCGATGGCGTGCCCATGATCAATAGGACTCACGGCGCCAACGTCTTGTACGACCTGCCCGAGAAGAACGGCGGAAAGGACGGCAGTTTCTTGTTCCAAAACGTCAACGGCAGATGCAAGAACCTCATTACCCTGGCCGACAACTCTGATGTCCCGACAAACAGCAACGGTGACCTGGCGTGGTACTTCCCTTGCACCGTCTTCAACCAGGACGGCTCGTCCAAGCCCAACCTGACAATTCCTTACTACCTTGGCTACTCTTGCCATACGACGCAGAAGAGTCGCGATACCTTTTACTTGGACTTGGACGGTACCGCCGATGTCTACTTCACGTGGAACGACATCAAGAACAGCTCCCGAAACTTGATTGTGTACTCTGGCACTGTCCTCGATCTCGACTTGCTCAACTGGTTCAATACTAGCCAGGTCAAGGTGCCAGCTCGTTTCAACGAGCTCAAGGACAAGACTACGGCTGTGAACAAGGCCATTCGTGGACGCGACGTCACCAGAGCTTTCCAGGCGTCGGGCGACAAGCAGATTGCCGAATGCTTCGAGGAGATTATCAAGGTCGGATCAGTCGATACTGACACTGTTGGTTGCATTGCGTCCAAGGTCGTTCTCTACGTCTCTTTGGTTCTGATTCTCGCTGTCGTGTTGACGAGATTTGTACTCGCCGTCTTCTTCCAATGGTTCATCAGCAGAACGTACGCCGCCGCCAAAACATCTCAGACCAAGGACAAGCGCAAGCGTAATCAACAGATTGAGGACTGGTCTGAGGATATCTACCGCGCACCTCCCAGACTACCTGGCGATATCGGAAGCAGTGTGAATGGCTCTTCTGATCGGACGAGCAAACGTCAGAGTACCTTCCTGCCCACAACTTCTCGGTTCTCTGCTGTCTATGGAGCTGGTGCCGCACCGCAGGCTGGTGGACGCAGGATGCCTACTACCATGGCCAGTTCAGGTGCTGGCAGCAACATGATGCACTCCAACGCCATGTATCGCCAGGGCAACGACAGTCGCACCAGCTTCCTTCGGTCAGATCCCTACACCAGCAACGTGCCCTCAACCGAAGGTCCTGGGCCTGCTGGCTTCATTCACGAAGCCGTTGTGCCTCAGCCGCCTGCCGACTGGATGCCCTTTGGTTACCCTCTTGCCCACACTATGTGCCTTGTTACCGCCTACTCTGAAGGTCACCTTGGTATTCGAACCACTCTCGACTCTATCGCCATGACCGACTACCCCAACAGCCACAAGGTTATCGTCATTATTTGTGACGGTATCATCAAGGGTAAGGGCGAGTCCATGTCTACTCCTGACTACTGCTTGGCTATGATGAAGGACCACACCATTCTTCCCGAGGAAGTCGAACCCTTCTCCTACGTTGCGGTTGCAAGCGGCTCCAAGCGACACAACATGGCCAAGATCTACTCCGGTTTCTACGACTACGGCAACGAATCTGCGATCCCGCTCGAGAAGCAGCAAAGAGTTCCCGTTCTTCTCGTTGTCAAGTGTGGTACACCCGATGAGGCGACCAAGTCCAAGCCAGGCAACCGTGGTAAGCGCGACAGTCAGATCATTCTCATGTCTTTCCTTCAGAAGGTCATGTTCGATGAGCGCATGACAGAGCTCGAGTACGAAATGTTCAACGGTCTATGGAAGGTCACGGGTATATCACCCGACTTCTACGAAATCGTTCTCATGGTCGACGCCGACACCAAGGTCTTCCCCGACAGTCTGACGCACATGGTTTCTGCCATGGTCAAGGATCCCGAAATCATGGGTCTTTGCGGTGAGACGAAGATTGCCAACAAGCGTGACAGCTGGGTTTCCGCCATTCAGGTCTTTGAGTACTTCATCTCTCACCACTTGTCCAAGTCATTCGAGTCCGTCTTTGGCGGTGTCACCTGTTTGCCCGGTTGCTTCTGCATGTACCGCATCAAGGCACCCAAAGGAGCCCAGGACTACTGGGTGCCCATCTTGGCCAACCCGGATATTGTTGAGCACTACTCTGAGAACGTGGTTGACACCCTGCACAAGAAGAACTTGCTTCTGCTCGGTGAGGATCGATACCTAACAACTCTCATGCTCCGGACCTTCCCCAAGCGTAAGCAGGTGTTCGTGCCCCAGGCCGTTTGCAAGACCACGGTGCCCGACACCTTTGCCGTTTTGCTTTCGCAGCGTCGACGATGGATCAACTCGACAATTCACAACCTGATGGAACTGGTCTTGGTTCGTGACCTTTGCGGTACCTTCTGCTTCAGTATGCAGTTTGTCATCTTCATCGAGCTCATGGGAACTCTTGTCCTGCCCGCCGCTATTGCGTTTACTTTCTACGTCG TCATCATCTCCATTGTCAATTCGCCTCCGCAGATCATCCCCTTAGTTCTGCTTGGTCTGATTCTTGGACTTCCCGCTGTGCTCATCGTCTTGACCGCTCACTCCTGGTCGTACGTCGTGTGGATGCTTATCTACCTCTGCTCGCTGCCCCTTTGGAACTTTGTCCTTCCCACGTACGCGTTCTGGAAGTTTGACGACTTCTCCTGGGGAGATACCCGAAAGACGGCAGGCGAGAAGACAAAGAAGGCCGGTCTCGAGTATGAGGGCGAGTTTGACAGCAGCAAGATCACGATGAAGAGATGGGCCGAATTTGAGCGCGAACGCCGGACGCGCAACAACTACTGGGGTTCCAAGGAGAACGTTGTCGGAGGTGGCAACACCTGGTCGGCGCCGCTGGGCCACCAGTATCAAGATGAGTACTACTCTGACGCATAA